The following are from one region of the Mycolicibacterium helvum genome:
- the echA20 gene encoding (7aS)-7a-methyl-1,5-dioxo-2,3,5,6,7,7a-hexahydro-1H-indene-carboxyl-CoA hydrolase: protein MTITTSTVEPGIVAVTVNYPPVNAIPSRGWFELGDAITAAGRDRSTHVVILRAEGRGFNAGVDIKEMQNTEGFTALIDANRGCFHAFRAVYECEVPVVAAVNGFCVGGGIGLVGNADVIVASDDAKFGLPEVERGALGAATHLSRLVPQHMMRRLFFTAATVSAETLHHFGSVHEVVPRADLDEAALRVARDIASKDTRVIRAAKEALNFIDIQPVNARYRMEQGFTFELNLAGVSDEHRDAFAGTEKGAK, encoded by the coding sequence ATGACCATCACCACCAGCACCGTCGAACCGGGCATTGTCGCCGTCACGGTGAACTATCCGCCCGTCAATGCCATCCCCTCCCGCGGCTGGTTCGAGCTCGGCGACGCCATCACCGCCGCAGGCCGCGACCGGTCCACCCACGTGGTGATCCTGCGCGCCGAAGGCCGCGGATTCAACGCCGGTGTCGACATCAAGGAGATGCAGAACACCGAGGGCTTCACCGCATTGATCGACGCGAACCGCGGGTGCTTCCACGCGTTCCGCGCGGTGTATGAGTGCGAGGTGCCGGTGGTCGCGGCAGTCAACGGATTCTGTGTCGGCGGCGGCATCGGTCTGGTCGGCAACGCCGACGTGATCGTCGCATCCGACGACGCCAAGTTCGGCCTGCCCGAGGTGGAGCGCGGCGCCCTTGGCGCGGCCACCCACCTGTCCCGGTTGGTGCCCCAGCACATGATGCGCCGGCTGTTCTTCACCGCCGCGACAGTGAGTGCTGAGACACTGCACCACTTCGGATCGGTGCACGAGGTAGTTCCGCGTGCCGATCTCGACGAGGCCGCATTGCGCGTCGCACGCGATATCGCTTCCAAGGACACCCGGGTGATCCGGGCGGCCAAGGAGGCGCTGAACTTCATCGACATCCAGCCGGTCAATGCGAGATACCGCATGGAGCAGGGCTTCACGTTCGAGCTGAACCTGGCCGGCGTCTCCGATGAGCACCGCGACGCGTTCGCGGGCACGGAGAAAGGGGCGAAATGA
- a CDS encoding GMC family oxidoreductase, which produces MSRCEYLVVGGGTAGCIVAGRLSEDPDVRVTLIEPGPSDVNEPRALDIRRWPEMVESEYDLDYRSIAQQRGNSNIRQARMRILGGCSTANTMISWRPLAADLQEWAALGVEGWDPETVDTCFDRLATPIVPIPAEHQNPYVADVVASAIRALGLPARSNWNSDADFARSGVGAGFFEIGYTPESHLRSSTSVYYLHDVMGSRDNLTVRHGLRSVRILLEDGAAVGVLAVDEHGLEHEIRASREVIVCCGAIDSPKLLQLSGIGPRAVLSAAGVDTVVDSPGVGENLMDHAEGLIVWEARREVPDTCATGWDAGAAVRLRTDGPVRPDVLMHFPVEAVADHAVAYGAELPDRIVALAPNVAKPASRGRVWITTADPDAPPSIDYGYFTDAGGVDEATLIAGIRLARRIAATAPMSEWIGDEVFPGADLTTDDELSPALRATHQTVYHVSGTCRMGASEDPLAVCDSRLRVRGVRGLRVVDASVLPTIPSVNPVGTIMAIAERASDLITEDNVVAAPLGGHSLR; this is translated from the coding sequence GTGAGTCGCTGCGAGTATCTCGTCGTCGGCGGGGGAACGGCGGGATGCATTGTCGCCGGCCGTCTTTCGGAAGACCCCGATGTCCGGGTCACGCTCATCGAGCCGGGACCCTCCGACGTGAACGAACCACGCGCTCTGGACATTCGGCGGTGGCCCGAGATGGTGGAGAGCGAGTACGACCTCGACTACCGCAGCATCGCGCAGCAGCGGGGCAACTCCAACATCCGTCAGGCGCGGATGCGCATCCTGGGTGGTTGTTCCACGGCCAACACGATGATCAGCTGGCGACCGTTGGCGGCCGATCTGCAGGAGTGGGCGGCACTCGGCGTCGAGGGCTGGGACCCAGAGACGGTCGACACGTGCTTCGACAGGCTGGCGACACCGATCGTTCCGATACCTGCCGAGCATCAGAACCCCTACGTCGCCGACGTCGTTGCGTCGGCAATTCGGGCGCTCGGCCTGCCCGCGCGCTCGAACTGGAACAGCGATGCGGACTTCGCCCGTAGCGGCGTGGGAGCGGGCTTCTTCGAGATCGGTTACACGCCCGAGAGCCATCTGCGCTCGTCGACATCGGTGTACTACCTGCACGACGTCATGGGCTCGCGGGACAACCTCACCGTCCGGCACGGGCTGCGGAGCGTGCGGATCCTGCTCGAGGACGGGGCCGCTGTCGGTGTGCTCGCTGTCGACGAGCACGGACTCGAGCACGAGATCCGCGCGTCCCGTGAAGTGATCGTGTGCTGTGGTGCCATCGACTCGCCGAAACTGTTGCAACTCTCCGGGATCGGACCACGGGCGGTCTTGTCGGCCGCTGGTGTGGATACTGTCGTGGACAGCCCCGGGGTCGGGGAGAACCTGATGGATCACGCCGAGGGCCTGATCGTCTGGGAGGCTCGTCGCGAGGTTCCCGACACGTGTGCCACCGGCTGGGACGCCGGCGCTGCGGTACGGCTGCGCACCGACGGTCCGGTGCGGCCCGACGTTCTCATGCACTTTCCGGTGGAGGCCGTCGCCGATCATGCGGTGGCCTACGGCGCCGAGCTCCCCGATCGGATTGTGGCGCTGGCGCCTAACGTCGCCAAACCGGCGAGCCGCGGCCGCGTGTGGATCACCACTGCGGATCCGGACGCGCCGCCCAGCATCGACTACGGGTATTTCACCGACGCCGGCGGCGTCGATGAGGCGACGTTGATCGCCGGCATCCGGCTGGCTCGACGGATCGCCGCAACGGCACCGATGTCCGAGTGGATCGGCGACGAAGTGTTCCCCGGTGCGGATCTGACCACCGACGACGAGCTGTCGCCCGCGCTGCGCGCAACCCACCAGACCGTTTACCACGTGTCCGGCACGTGCCGAATGGGTGCATCCGAAGACCCACTAGCGGTGTGTGATTCGCGGTTGCGGGTTCGTGGCGTTCGTGGGTTGAGGGTCGTCGACGCCTCGGTCCTTCCGACCATCCCCTCGGTCAATCCCGTCGGGACCATCATGGCCATCGCCGAGCGTGCCAGCGACTTGATCACCGAGGACAATGTGGTGGCGGCCCCGCTAGGCGGCCATTCCTTGCGATGA
- the ipdA gene encoding cholesterol ring-cleaving hydrolase subunit IpdA: MADKRTTLDEAVSVVESGMTIGLGGWGSRRKPMAFVRALLRTDVTDLTVVTYGGPDLGLLCSAGKVKRVYYGFVSLDSPPFYDPWFAKARTTGAIESREMDEGMLRCGLQAAAQRLPFLPIRAGLGSDVRAFWGDELKTVKSPYPTGSAYEELVAMPALNLDVALVHLNLGDEQGNAAYTGIDPYFDDLFLMSAQKRLLSVEKVVSTEELVKSVPVQALLINRMMVDSVVEAPNGAHFTTAEPDYRRDEKFQRHYAEAAASDETWAEFVSTYLSGSEADYQAAVRKFKEEQA; this comes from the coding sequence ATGGCCGATAAGAGAACAACCCTCGACGAGGCCGTCTCGGTCGTCGAAAGCGGGATGACGATCGGCCTCGGTGGCTGGGGTTCCCGGCGCAAGCCGATGGCCTTCGTGCGGGCGCTATTGCGCACCGACGTCACCGATCTCACCGTCGTCACCTACGGCGGACCCGACCTCGGACTGCTCTGCTCGGCAGGCAAGGTCAAGCGCGTCTACTACGGCTTCGTGTCCTTGGACTCGCCGCCGTTCTACGATCCGTGGTTCGCCAAGGCCCGCACCACGGGCGCGATCGAATCGCGCGAGATGGACGAGGGCATGCTGCGCTGCGGGCTGCAGGCCGCTGCACAGCGGCTGCCGTTCCTGCCGATCCGCGCCGGCCTCGGCAGTGACGTCAGGGCGTTCTGGGGTGACGAACTCAAGACCGTCAAGTCTCCCTACCCGACGGGTTCTGCCTATGAAGAACTCGTTGCGATGCCCGCACTGAACCTCGATGTGGCGTTGGTCCACCTGAATCTCGGTGACGAACAGGGCAATGCCGCCTACACCGGCATCGACCCGTACTTCGACGACCTGTTCCTGATGTCGGCGCAGAAGCGCCTCTTGTCGGTGGAAAAGGTGGTATCCACCGAAGAGCTGGTGAAATCCGTTCCGGTGCAGGCACTCCTGATCAACCGGATGATGGTCGACAGCGTCGTCGAGGCACCGAACGGTGCGCACTTCACCACCGCGGAGCCCGATTACCGCCGCGACGAGAAGTTCCAGCGCCACTACGCAGAAGCCGCGGCATCCGACGAGACCTGGGCCGAGTTCGTCTCGACCTACCTGTCGGGCAGCGAAGCCGATTACCAAGCCGCCGTGCGGAAGTTCAAGGAGGAACAAGCATGA
- the ipdB gene encoding cholesterol ring-cleaving hydrolase subunit IpdB, which translates to MISATRAEVCAVACAELFRDAGEIMVSPMANMVSIGARLARLTFAPDILLTDGEARIFADTPAMGATGAIEGWMPFGRVFETLAWGRRHVVMGANQIDRYGNQNLSAFGPLQHPTRQMFGVRGAPGNTINHATSYWVGNHSKRVFGTGVDIVSGIGWDKVDPNNPAYRFVNVFRVVTNLGVFDFNGPDHQMRAVSLHPGVSPEEVAENTSFEVHGLGEAETSRLPSGDEQKLIQEVIDPKGLRDREVK; encoded by the coding sequence ATGATCTCCGCGACCCGCGCCGAGGTGTGCGCCGTCGCCTGTGCCGAGTTGTTCCGCGACGCAGGCGAGATCATGGTCAGCCCAATGGCCAATATGGTGTCGATCGGCGCCCGCCTGGCACGCCTGACCTTCGCTCCCGACATCCTGCTGACCGACGGCGAGGCTCGCATCTTCGCCGACACCCCGGCGATGGGCGCCACCGGAGCCATCGAAGGCTGGATGCCGTTCGGCCGCGTCTTCGAGACGCTCGCCTGGGGCCGACGCCATGTGGTGATGGGCGCCAACCAGATCGACCGCTACGGTAACCAGAACCTCTCAGCCTTCGGCCCATTGCAGCATCCGACCCGACAGATGTTCGGCGTGCGCGGCGCACCGGGCAACACCATCAACCACGCCACCAGCTACTGGGTCGGCAACCATTCCAAGCGGGTGTTCGGGACGGGAGTCGACATCGTCTCCGGAATCGGCTGGGACAAGGTCGATCCGAACAACCCGGCGTACCGCTTCGTCAACGTCTTCCGCGTGGTGACCAACCTCGGCGTCTTCGACTTCAACGGGCCCGACCATCAGATGCGGGCGGTGTCGCTGCACCCCGGCGTGAGCCCCGAAGAGGTCGCCGAGAACACCTCGTTCGAGGTGCACGGCCTGGGTGAAGCCGAGACCAGCCGCCTGCCATCCGGCGACGAGCAGAAGCTGATCCAAGAGGTCATCGATCCAAAAGGCCTTAGGGACCGAGAGGTGAAGTAG
- a CDS encoding purine-cytosine permease family protein: MDERHGRARDLFTVWFGSNIMLLTIITGALSTTVFGLPWWAGALAVVLGNVVGAVVMALHAAQGPQMGVPQMLQTRAQFGSYGSLLVVVLVVFMYLGFFASNAVLGGQALSHVTGLPTNWSIVIIGLISVVATIVGYRLIHRVTAVLSVVAGGALIVAFVWIIGVNGVPAGTWHTDGFSWAGFMATLSVAALWQIAYAPYVSDYTRYMPKDTGQRAAFWGTYAGCVLGSVLPMLLGVLVGAALPNAETLDGLSTLTHGVTTGVFAIFAIGITATNAMNLYCGTLSTITIGQNIVPRWNPQAGSRAAVAIALFVLTLIPALISADDFLANYANFLALLLCVLIPWTAVNLVDYYLLRHGHYDIDALFERDGGIYGRFNWVAIGCYFAGILVQIPFLSTTLFTGFAAEAINKVDVSWIVGLAVICPLYYVLMRPRVVAASLASAAPSAA, from the coding sequence GTGGACGAACGTCATGGTCGCGCGCGTGATCTGTTCACCGTGTGGTTCGGCTCCAACATCATGTTGTTGACGATCATCACGGGGGCGTTGTCCACCACGGTGTTCGGTCTGCCGTGGTGGGCCGGCGCGCTCGCGGTGGTGCTCGGCAACGTCGTCGGTGCAGTCGTGATGGCATTGCACGCGGCGCAGGGTCCGCAGATGGGCGTGCCCCAGATGCTGCAGACCCGGGCCCAGTTCGGGTCGTACGGGAGCCTGCTCGTGGTGGTCCTGGTGGTGTTCATGTACCTGGGCTTCTTCGCCTCCAACGCGGTGTTGGGCGGCCAGGCGCTCTCGCACGTCACTGGCCTGCCCACCAACTGGTCCATCGTCATCATCGGGCTGATCAGTGTGGTCGCGACGATCGTCGGCTACCGACTGATTCATCGGGTGACGGCGGTGTTGTCGGTGGTGGCCGGCGGTGCGCTGATCGTGGCATTCGTGTGGATCATCGGTGTCAATGGCGTGCCCGCTGGGACATGGCACACCGACGGATTCAGCTGGGCCGGCTTCATGGCCACGCTCTCGGTGGCCGCCCTATGGCAGATCGCTTATGCCCCATATGTTTCCGACTACACCAGGTACATGCCCAAGGACACCGGCCAGCGGGCCGCGTTCTGGGGCACGTACGCGGGGTGTGTGCTCGGTTCGGTGCTGCCCATGTTGCTGGGTGTGCTGGTGGGTGCCGCGCTACCCAACGCCGAGACGCTCGATGGGCTTTCGACGCTGACGCATGGCGTGACCACCGGGGTGTTCGCGATCTTCGCGATCGGTATCACCGCCACCAATGCGATGAACCTGTACTGCGGGACGTTGTCGACCATCACCATCGGACAGAACATCGTTCCGCGGTGGAATCCTCAGGCCGGCAGCCGAGCGGCGGTCGCGATCGCCCTGTTCGTTCTGACGCTGATTCCCGCGCTCATCAGCGCTGACGACTTCTTGGCCAACTACGCCAACTTCCTCGCGCTCCTGTTGTGCGTGTTGATCCCGTGGACAGCGGTCAACCTGGTCGACTACTACCTGTTGCGGCACGGGCACTACGACATCGACGCACTCTTCGAACGTGACGGCGGTATCTACGGCCGCTTCAACTGGGTCGCCATCGGCTGCTATTTCGCCGGCATTCTGGTGCAGATCCCGTTCCTGTCGACAACGTTGTTCACCGGGTTCGCGGCCGAGGCGATCAACAAGGTGGATGTGTCCTGGATCGTCGGCCTCGCCGTCATCTGTCCGCTGTATTACGTGCTGATGCGACCGCGGGTGGTCGCTGCATCCCTCGCCAGCGCGGCACCGAGTGCAGCGTGA
- a CDS encoding SDR family oxidoreductase translates to MTDAADIGINLQLSGRVVLVTGGVRGVGAGISAVFAAQGATVITCARRPVEGSPYEFRACDIRDDEAVKALIDGIVADHGRLDVVVNNAGGSPYVLAADASAKFSTKIIELNLLGALSVSQHANAVMQSQDSGGSIINITSVSGRRPTPGTAAYGAAKAGMENMTTTLAVEWAPKVRVNSVVVGMVETEQSELFYGDADSIAAISANVPLGRLAKPEDIGWATAFLASPAASYISGASLEVHGGGEPPHYLSTTTADIK, encoded by the coding sequence GTGACCGACGCGGCTGACATTGGCATCAATCTGCAACTGAGTGGTCGAGTCGTCCTCGTGACCGGTGGTGTGCGCGGTGTCGGCGCCGGAATCAGCGCAGTCTTCGCCGCGCAGGGCGCCACCGTCATCACCTGCGCCCGCCGTCCCGTCGAGGGATCCCCGTACGAGTTTCGCGCCTGCGACATTCGCGACGACGAGGCCGTGAAGGCGCTCATCGACGGCATCGTCGCCGACCACGGCCGCCTCGATGTCGTGGTGAACAACGCGGGCGGCTCACCGTATGTCCTCGCCGCCGACGCGTCGGCGAAGTTCAGCACCAAGATCATCGAGCTCAACCTGCTTGGCGCACTGTCGGTTTCGCAACATGCCAACGCCGTGATGCAGTCTCAGGACTCCGGTGGGTCGATCATCAACATCACCAGCGTGAGCGGTAGGCGCCCGACCCCGGGCACCGCCGCCTACGGCGCGGCCAAGGCCGGTATGGAGAACATGACCACCACGCTCGCGGTGGAATGGGCCCCCAAGGTCCGGGTCAACTCCGTCGTCGTCGGCATGGTCGAGACCGAGCAATCCGAACTCTTCTACGGTGACGCCGATTCGATCGCGGCGATATCGGCGAACGTGCCGCTGGGCAGGCTGGCCAAACCCGAGGACATCGGTTGGGCCACAGCATTTCTCGCTTCTCCCGCGGCGTCCTATATCAGTGGTGCGTCGCTGGAGGTGCACGGCGGCGGGGAACCGCCGCACTACCTGTCGACCACGACTGCCGACATCAAATAA
- a CDS encoding amidohydrolase: MHVDYVFANASVFRPDGSRPADSVAVLDGRIVAVGHGVDRDLIGAGTEVVDLGGATLLPGFIDAHVHPVAAGMQALRCDLSILPHDRAGYRTAIAGYAAAHPEDDVVAGSGWYGDAFDGGFPTAADIDDVIADRPVVLSSHDGHGVWVNSRALTLAGVDATTPDPPGGCIVRDPDGKPTGMIFESAAEPLNRLIPEVTPKFLRRALLEAQRRLHSVGVTSWQDAGVGIPAFGLTDILSTYLDADAAGELTARVVGALWWTADAGLPQLDELLARRAAAGQGRFSASTVKIMQDGICENCTAAMLAPYQGTSGDALTGMSFIDTSELTEIATRLAAERFQIHMHAVGDRAVRECLDALEVAIRSTPQFDGRHHIAHLDVVDPSDIPRFGALGVIANIQALWARRDTEIVERKLPLLGPDRELWHFPFGSLQRHGARLAMGSDWPVTDPNPMWAIHTAVHRTGTRADPHAVGANVFDTPLQAQETLDLRTALTAYTAGSAYANHDEDRGTIAVGKVADLVALDCDVFRAEDIGTVQAALTMVGGEVVHRTG; encoded by the coding sequence GTGCACGTCGACTACGTCTTCGCCAACGCGTCGGTCTTCCGCCCCGACGGCAGCCGTCCCGCCGACAGCGTCGCCGTGTTGGACGGGCGCATCGTCGCCGTCGGCCACGGTGTCGACCGCGACCTGATCGGCGCCGGCACAGAAGTGGTCGACCTCGGCGGCGCGACGCTGCTGCCGGGCTTCATCGATGCCCACGTGCATCCCGTCGCTGCCGGTATGCAAGCTCTCCGTTGCGATCTGTCGATTCTTCCGCACGACCGGGCCGGCTATCGGACGGCGATAGCCGGCTACGCTGCGGCCCATCCCGAGGACGACGTGGTCGCGGGAAGCGGGTGGTACGGCGACGCCTTCGACGGTGGATTCCCGACCGCAGCCGACATCGACGACGTGATCGCCGACCGACCCGTGGTGTTGTCGAGCCACGACGGCCACGGCGTGTGGGTGAACAGCCGCGCCCTCACCCTCGCTGGAGTCGACGCCACCACGCCCGATCCGCCGGGGGGATGCATCGTGCGTGACCCAGACGGCAAGCCGACGGGGATGATCTTCGAAAGCGCGGCCGAACCACTCAACCGCCTGATCCCGGAGGTCACGCCGAAGTTCCTCCGGCGTGCCCTGCTCGAAGCACAACGACGGTTGCACTCTGTCGGCGTGACAAGTTGGCAGGACGCCGGTGTCGGCATTCCGGCGTTCGGACTCACCGACATCCTTTCCACCTACCTCGACGCAGACGCCGCGGGTGAGCTGACTGCGCGTGTGGTCGGGGCGCTGTGGTGGACCGCTGACGCCGGACTTCCCCAGTTGGACGAGCTCCTGGCCCGCCGCGCCGCTGCTGGGCAAGGCCGGTTCAGTGCCTCGACCGTCAAGATCATGCAGGACGGCATCTGCGAGAACTGCACGGCAGCGATGCTTGCGCCCTATCAGGGCACCTCGGGTGATGCACTGACCGGGATGTCGTTCATCGACACGAGCGAGCTCACCGAAATCGCGACTCGCCTTGCTGCCGAACGCTTTCAGATCCACATGCATGCAGTCGGCGACCGCGCCGTGCGCGAGTGTCTTGACGCACTGGAAGTCGCGATCCGATCGACGCCGCAGTTCGACGGGCGACACCACATCGCCCACCTCGATGTCGTCGACCCGAGCGACATCCCGCGGTTCGGCGCGCTCGGTGTGATTGCCAACATCCAGGCGCTCTGGGCACGTAGAGATACCGAGATCGTCGAGCGCAAGCTACCGCTGCTGGGACCCGACCGGGAACTATGGCACTTCCCATTCGGATCACTGCAGCGGCACGGCGCTCGCCTGGCGATGGGCAGTGACTGGCCCGTCACCGATCCGAATCCGATGTGGGCCATCCACACCGCCGTCCACCGCACGGGTACGCGCGCCGACCCCCACGCGGTCGGCGCAAACGTCTTCGACACGCCACTTCAGGCGCAGGAGACGCTCGACCTACGCACCGCCTTGACGGCGTACACCGCCGGCTCGGCGTACGCCAACCACGACGAGGACCGCGGCACCATCGCCGTAGGCAAGGTCGCCGATCTGGTCGCCCTGGACTGCGACGTATTCCGCGCCGAGGACATCGGGACCGTCCAGGCGGCGCTGACGATGGTCGGCGGTGAGGTTGTGCACCGCACGGGCTGA
- a CDS encoding TetR/AcrR family transcriptional regulator, with amino-acid sequence MARARNQDARRSQLVAATIEVIADRGLGAVRAKDIAAAAGISPRLVAYYYPEIDDLIDEVYRSAVDRYYWQRLEAINKLDSPVDRLVNLIESGLPAGESDMLSRALYEFSVNAGREPTHGTLMTLLFEREVSLYAAVLEAGQASGDFALTESVLDIAQNFVALEDAFGMYLNGGNSSLDTSGAAALLRSYARSVTGADI; translated from the coding sequence GTGGCGCGAGCGCGCAACCAGGACGCGCGGCGCAGCCAGCTGGTGGCTGCGACGATCGAGGTCATCGCCGACCGTGGCCTGGGCGCCGTACGCGCCAAGGACATCGCCGCGGCCGCCGGGATATCTCCGCGGTTGGTGGCCTACTACTACCCGGAGATCGACGATCTCATCGACGAGGTCTACCGCAGCGCCGTCGATCGGTATTACTGGCAGCGGCTGGAGGCGATCAACAAGCTCGACAGCCCGGTTGACCGGCTCGTCAACCTGATCGAGTCAGGTCTACCCGCTGGCGAGAGCGACATGCTCAGCCGCGCGCTGTACGAGTTCTCCGTCAATGCCGGCCGTGAGCCCACCCATGGCACGTTGATGACGCTGCTATTCGAGCGCGAGGTGTCGCTGTACGCCGCTGTGCTCGAGGCCGGCCAGGCGTCGGGGGACTTCGCGCTCACCGAGTCCGTCCTCGATATCGCACAGAATTTCGTCGCGCTCGAGGATGCGTTCGGCATGTACCTCAACGGCGGCAACTCCTCATTGGACACCAGCGGTGCCGCGGCTTTGCTGCGCAGTTACGCGCGCTCGGTCACCGGCGCCGATATCTGA
- a CDS encoding SDR family oxidoreductase, producing MGLLDGRVVIVTGAGGGLGRAHALAFAAEGARVVVNDIGVGLDGSPAGGGSAAQGVVDEITAAGGEAVANGSNVADWTQSAELIQTAIDNFGGLDVLVNNAGIVRDRMFVNATEDEFDAVTAVHLKGHFATMKHAGAYWRAQSKAGNAVDARIINTSSGAGLQGSVGQATYSAAKAGIAALTLVAAAEMGRFGVTVNAIAPSARTRMTETVFADMMATQDSDFDAMAPENVSPLLVWLGSVESKDVTGRVFEVEGGIIRVAEGWNRGGTIDKGARWDPVELGPVVNDLLAKSRTPLPVFGA from the coding sequence ATGGGACTTCTCGACGGTCGCGTGGTCATCGTGACGGGTGCGGGCGGCGGCCTCGGGCGGGCGCACGCGCTGGCGTTCGCCGCCGAGGGTGCGCGCGTGGTGGTCAACGATATCGGCGTCGGCCTTGACGGCTCGCCGGCCGGCGGTGGTAGCGCCGCCCAAGGCGTCGTCGACGAAATCACCGCGGCCGGGGGGGAAGCCGTCGCCAACGGATCCAACGTCGCCGACTGGACGCAGTCGGCTGAGCTGATCCAGACCGCGATTGACAATTTCGGTGGACTCGACGTCCTGGTGAACAACGCCGGCATCGTCCGGGACCGGATGTTCGTCAACGCCACCGAAGACGAGTTCGATGCCGTCACCGCCGTGCACCTCAAGGGGCACTTCGCCACCATGAAGCACGCCGGTGCGTACTGGCGGGCGCAGTCCAAGGCCGGCAATGCCGTTGACGCCCGGATCATCAACACCAGCTCGGGTGCCGGCCTGCAGGGCAGCGTCGGGCAGGCGACCTACAGTGCCGCCAAGGCCGGTATCGCCGCGCTGACGTTGGTGGCCGCCGCCGAGATGGGCCGCTTCGGTGTGACCGTCAATGCCATCGCACCGTCCGCGCGCACCCGGATGACCGAGACGGTCTTCGCCGACATGATGGCCACGCAGGACAGCGATTTCGACGCCATGGCGCCGGAGAATGTCTCGCCGCTGCTGGTGTGGCTCGGCAGCGTCGAGTCCAAGGACGTCACCGGCCGGGTGTTCGAGGTCGAAGGCGGCATCATCCGGGTGGCTGAAGGCTGGAACCGCGGCGGGACCATTGACAAGGGCGCCCGCTGGGATCCCGTCGAGCTCGGCCCGGTCGTCAACGATCTACTGGCCAAGTCGCGCACCCCGCTGCCGGTGTTCGGCGCCTAG
- a CDS encoding aspartate aminotransferase family protein: MTETIESPTSSAPATDWSMGDLGRLAQRHLIMSFTAGSVYTEVPPPVMVRGEGSRLWDTEGHEYIDALAGLFCVNVGYSFGAEIGEAVRDQMAQLPYYTNWGAAHPPAVKLAAKIAELAPRGLDRVYFTSGGGESNEAAVKLIRQYHQARGEHARIKFLSRRAAYHGTSYAALSLNGMTNLRKQFEPLMYGSRHIANSKRYKRPAGETERQFTELLLNEIETLIAQEGPDTVAGIFLEPLQNAGGSLVPPAGYHEGVREICDRYGIVLVADEVICGFGRLGEWFGSTRFNVQPDIITFAKGVSSAHVPLGGMITKSAILDAVNNGPDGMYLHGLTFGGHPVACAAGLANIEVMEREDVLGNVKRNEAYFRAQLDTLLNERLVGDVRGVGYHYSLELVTDKERRTWTAETTANDFVSGMLQPALLEAGILCRAAVDHEGAPLIQFSPPLVFGRDDIDELVGRLRRLLGELTARVR, translated from the coding sequence ATGACCGAGACGATCGAAAGTCCCACATCATCGGCCCCGGCAACGGACTGGTCGATGGGCGACCTCGGGCGACTTGCCCAGCGGCACCTCATCATGAGCTTCACCGCGGGTTCGGTCTACACCGAAGTGCCCCCGCCGGTGATGGTGCGCGGCGAGGGCAGTCGTCTTTGGGATACGGAGGGTCACGAGTACATCGATGCGCTCGCCGGATTGTTCTGTGTCAACGTCGGATACAGCTTCGGCGCAGAGATCGGCGAGGCGGTACGGGATCAGATGGCCCAACTTCCGTACTACACCAACTGGGGTGCGGCGCATCCGCCGGCCGTGAAACTAGCTGCCAAGATCGCCGAATTGGCTCCGCGTGGACTGGACCGGGTGTATTTCACCTCTGGCGGCGGCGAGTCCAACGAGGCTGCCGTCAAGCTCATCCGGCAGTACCACCAGGCCCGCGGCGAACACGCCCGGATCAAGTTCCTCTCGCGGCGCGCGGCCTACCATGGCACGTCGTATGCCGCCCTTTCATTGAACGGAATGACCAACCTGCGCAAGCAGTTTGAGCCACTGATGTATGGGTCGCGACATATCGCCAACAGTAAGCGTTACAAGCGTCCCGCCGGGGAGACCGAGCGGCAGTTCACCGAATTGCTGCTCAACGAGATCGAGACGCTGATCGCGCAGGAGGGGCCGGATACGGTGGCGGGGATTTTCCTCGAGCCGCTGCAGAACGCCGGTGGGTCGCTGGTGCCTCCAGCGGGCTATCACGAAGGCGTACGTGAGATCTGCGACCGCTATGGCATCGTCCTGGTCGCCGATGAGGTGATCTGCGGATTCGGCCGGCTCGGCGAGTGGTTCGGATCCACCCGGTTCAACGTCCAGCCCGACATCATCACTTTCGCCAAGGGTGTGTCGTCGGCGCACGTGCCGCTCGGCGGGATGATCACCAAGAGCGCGATCCTGGATGCGGTCAACAACGGACCCGACGGAATGTACCTTCACGGCTTGACATTTGGTGGTCACCCAGTGGCGTGCGCCGCCGGCCTGGCGAATATCGAAGTAATGGAGCGCGAGGACGTTCTCGGTAACGTCAAGCGTAACGAAGCCTATTTCCGCGCCCAGTTGGACACACTGCTCAATGAGCGTCTGGTCGGCGATGTCCGTGGCGTCGGTTACCACTACTCACTGGAGTTGGTTACTGACAAGGAGCGGCGCACCTGGACGGCCGAGACGACGGCCAACGACTTCGTGTCCGGCATGTTGCAGCCAGCCCTCCTTGAGGCCGGGATCCTTTGCCGTGCGGCGGTGGATCATGAGGGCGCGCCGCTGATCCAGTTCTCGCCGCCGCTGGTGTTCGGTCGCGACGATATCGATGAACTCGTCGGACGGCTGCGGCGGCTCCTGGGTGAGCTGACCGCGCGCGTGCGGTAG